From one Leguminivora glycinivorella isolate SPB_JAAS2020 chromosome 5, LegGlyc_1.1, whole genome shotgun sequence genomic stretch:
- the LOC125226283 gene encoding uncharacterized protein LOC125226283, producing MTKFWETEELPSETDSIKNGSEFESHPINQHFVENTYRQSDGRFVVRLPLKDSPDCLGNSFNIAKKRLFSLEKRFSNQPELKSMYVDFINEYRDLGHLSESERCYKANHLPHHPVMKESESTRMRTVFHASCPTSSGYSINDIQLVGPNIQSPLFDILLRFRQYKYVLSGDIEKQYRQIMMNEIDRNLQVILWREDEHLPIRSLTLNTVTYGFASSSWLAARCLWQLGAESKDPLVRTIIQNDFYCDDLLTGADSEIELLRIQAGVSQALASGCFNLRKYRSNSNALLKSDYINKDDHLALSQACQTLGLGWQPSQDVLNFSIKNDHSDKIVTKRKILSETFQVFDPLGLLSLCTVKAKILSPVGLN from the coding sequence ATGACCAAATTTTGGGAAACAGAGGAGCTACCGTCTGAAACGGACTCCATCAAAAATGGGAGTGAGTTCGAGTCTCACCCTATAAACCAACACTTTGTTGAAAACACTTACCGCCAATCTGACGGCAGATTCGTTGTGCGCTTGCCTTTAAAGGACTCGCCGGACTGCTTAGGCAACTCATTTAACATAGCTAAAAAGCGTTTATTCAGTTTAGAGAAACGTTTTAGTAACCAACCTGAACTAAAATCAATGTATGTTGATTTCATAAATGAATATAGAGACTTAGGGCATCTGTCGGAGTCTGAGCGATGTTACAAAGCTAATCACCTCCCGCATCACCCCGTGATGAAGGAGAGTGAATCTACACGCATGCGCACAGTCTTTCACGCTAGCTGTCCCACCTCTTCTGGGTATTCAATAAATGATATTCAGCTTGTAGGCCCTAACATACAAAGCCCACTGTTTGACATATTGCTTAGATTCCGACAGTACAAGTATGTGCTATCTGGTgacatagaaaaacagtacaggCAAATAATGATGAATGAAATAGATAGAAACCTACAAGTTATTCTATGGCGCGAAGATGAGCACTTACCCATACGCTCACTAACTTTAAATACCGTTACGTACGGCTTTGCTTCATCGAGCTGGCTAGCAGCACGCTGTTTGTGGCAGTTAGGGGCTGAAAGCAAGGATCCTTTAGTTAGGACTATTATACAAAATGACTTTTACTGTGATGACTTATTAACAGGCGCAGACTCTGAAATAGAGCTGCTTCGTATACAAGCAGGTGTCTCACAGGCTTTAGCCTCTGGTTGTTTCAATTTACGTAAATACCGCTCGAATTCTAACGCGCTATTAAAGTCGGATTATATTAATAAAGATGATCACTTAGCATTGAGTCAAGCTTGCCAAACACTTGGACTAGGGTGGCAGCCTAGCCAAGATGTACTAAACTTTTCCATTAAAAATGATCATTCTGATAAAATAGTtacaaaaagaaaaatcttATCTGAAACGTTCCAAGTCTTTGATCCATTAGGACTCTTAAGTCTATGCACAGTTAAAGCTAAAATAT